The genomic DNA AGGCACAGGACGGCGATCAGCGCGGTGCGCAGGATGATCTCGCTCTGCGGGCGGTGCGGCAGCTCTGCGGCCTTGCGGCGCCTCGAGTCGCGCAGCTGCGCGAGGTAGAAGGCGACGATCACGACCACGGCGAGACCGTAGGCGGCGGCGACGTCGGAGAAGTAGTAGCTGGTCAGGTCGCGGACGAAGCTGCCGAGCGGGGTGGTGATGGTGGACTTGTCGCCCATCACCCAGGTCTGCAGACCGGCCCAGCCCAGGAAGCCTGCCAGCGTCACGACGAACGCGGGCACGCCGATCTTGGCGAAGACGATGCCGTGGAAGGCGCCGATGACCGTGCCGGTCAGGATGCCGACCACGATGGCGAGGGAGTCGGGCATGTCCGTGCCGAGCACGGCCCACATCGAACCCGCGAGACCCGCGACGGAACCGACCGCGAGGTCGATCTCGCCGAGCAGCAGTACGAAGACGATGCCCACGGCCATGATGCCGGGGCCCGCGGCGTACAGCGTGATCTGGTCGAGGTTGTACGAGGTGAGGAAGTTGCCGGTCTCGAGCTGGAAGACGATCCCGATGACGATCAGGCCCACCACGACAGGCAGCGAGCCGATCTCGCCCGAGCGCACCTTGCGCTTGAACTCGGTCCAGTAGCCCTTGAAGCCCTGCTCACGGATGAGCAGGCGGGGGTCGACGACCTTGACTGCGCCGGCCGCTGCTGGGGGAGCCTCGGTGGCCTTTGCCTGGGCCGGGACCTCGGCCGAAGTCTTGCTGATCTTGCTCACTTGGATGCCTCCGCGCTGCGGGACGAGCGACGGGTCACGGCGTTGTCCGTGGCGCCCGTGATCGCGGCGATGATTTCTTCGTGGCTGGTCGTCGCCACAGGGAAGATGCCGTTGTTGTGGCCGAGTCGCAGCACGGCGACCTTGTCGGCGACAGCCTTCACATCGGCCATGTTGTGGCTGATGAGGATGACGCCGAGGTTCTGCTCGCGCAGCCGCTCCACCAGGTCGAGGACCTGTGCGGTCTGCTCGACGCCGAGGGCCGCGGTGGGCTCGTCCAGGATCACGATCTTGGGGTTGCCGACCAGGGCACGGGCGATGGCCACGACCTGGCGCTGGCCGCCGGAGAGCGCGGCAACCGGGATACGGACGCTGGGGATACGGATGGAGAGCGTGGACAGGAGGTCCTGTGCCCGCTTCTCCATGGCGACCTCGTCGAGGACGCCACCCGTCTTGATCTCGCGACCGAGGAAGAGGTTGGCGACGACATCCAGGTTGTCGCAGAGCGCAAGGTCCTGGTACACGGTGGCGACGCCGAGGTTCTGGGCGTCGTGCGGACGGTTGATGTCCACCTTCGCGCCCTCCCACTCGATGACGCCCTCATCGATGGGGTGCACGCCGGCGATCGTCTTGACCAGTGTGGACTTTCCTGCACCGTTGTCGCCGACCAGGGCGACCACTTCTCCGGCGTGGACTTCGAGATCGACACCGGAGAGGACCTGGACCGCTCCGAATCGCTTGAAGACTCCACGCAACGCCAGCACGGGCGTCTGTGACACGTGAACCATCTCCTTCGCCGCCTGACCGGCGGGGATGTGCCGCCTGACCGGCGGAGACGCCGCGCCACGAGGGGCAGCGTCGATGTACTGGAAGTACTTGGGGGAAGAATGTCCGGCACCCGGCCGACAGCGGGGTGTGGGCCGGCCGGGGCCGGACAGTCATGGGGTGGGCGGACTCCGCCGTGCGGCGGGGATCAAACCCGGACGCGCCAGGGCCTGCTGGCCCTGGCGCCAGGAGGGACTACTTGATGCCCAGTGCGGTGCACTTGGCGGCGATGTCCTTGACGCAGATCGCGGAGGCCTGGTAGATGCCGTCCTTGACCACGGTGGACTCGATGTTGTCCTTGTTCACCACGGTCGGCTCGAGCAGCGTGGAGGGAACGCCGTCCGTCTTGCCCGAGGCGCCGATGTCCTTGCCCTGGAGCAGGTTGACAGCGAACTGGGCGGCCGTCGGGGCGAGCTGCTTCGGCGACTTGTAGATCGTGAAGGTCTGCGTACCGGCGATGATCCGCTGGATACCGGGGAGCTCGGCGTCCTGGCCACCCACCGGGATGTCCTTGATGCCGGCGTTGCTCAGGGACGTGATGATGCCGCCCGCCATGCCGTCGTTGGCGGAGTAGACCGCGTTGATCTTGCCCTTGCCGACCGAGGAGATCGCGGCGGTCATCTTCTCGCCGGCGATCTTCGGGTCCCACTCGCCGGACGCCTCGTAGGCAATCTTGATCTTGCCGTCGAGGGCCTCGTGAGCACCCTTCTTGAACAGGCCGGCGTTCGGGTCCTTCTCATCACCGTTGATCATGACGAGGTTGGAGCCGGCCGCCTTGGAGCCGAGGGCGTCGAGGACGGCCTGGCCCTGGAGCTTGCCGATCTTCTCGTTGTCGTGGCTGACGTAGGCGTCGGCACCGACGATGGCGCGGTCGTACGCGACGACCTTGACGCCCTTCTTGTGTGCGTCGGCAACCCACGCGGCGGACTTCTCGGCGTCGACCGAGGAGATCGCGATGACCTTGATGCCGTCGGCTATCTGCTGCTCGAACTGCTGCTTCTGCTGGCCGACATCACCGCCCGCGTTGTTGTAGACAACCTCGCAGTCCGCGCAGTCCTTCTTGACCGCTTCGATGAACAGCGGCTTGTCCAGCGTCTCGTAGCGAGCGGTCTTGTTCTCCGGGAGCAGCAGACCGATCTTGGTCTTGCTGCCCGAGTCCGCCGAGCCCTTCTTGTCGTCGCCCGCCTTGCCACAGGCTGCGAGGGAGACGGCCATCGAAACTGCGGCCGTGCCTATGACGATGCGTCGCGTCATTGCGTTCATTGCGGGTGTGCCTCCCTGACGAGGCCGCAGCGTTGCGGCCGAGGTGGCTGGAAGTCAACTCGGCCGCGAAGCAGACGTCAAGGAGTAAATCCTTAACGAGATGACAACGGTGCCATTCGTTATCTAAGTGAAGGCAGGGGTGGCCGTCGGGAGAGTGCTCTCCAAAAGGGTCGAATCGCCCATCTCGCTCAGTACGAGAGCCAGCGCACCCAGCACCTCCGCCCGGGCTCCCAGCGCTCCGGGAAGGACCGAGAGCTGCCTTCCGGCACTGGGAATGGCGTAGCGCGACACCGAGTCGCGGATCGGTGCGAGCACCAGCTCGCCGGCCTCGGCGAGGGACCCGCCGAGGACCACTCGGCTCGGGTTGAGCAGGTTGCACAGGTTGGCGACACCGCTGCCGATGTGCCGTCCGACGTCCCCGATCACCCGGCGGCAGCCCGGATCGCCCTCCCGGGCCAGCTGCACCACCCGTTCCATCGTGAGATCAGGCCCGTGGCTGGGCCTGAGCAGGGGCAGGACGTACCGCGCGGCCGTGAAGGTCTCCAGGCAGCCCCGGTTGCCGCAGCGGCACACCGGGCCCGATTCGTCGAGCGTGATGTGCCCGATCTCGCCTGCCGTGCCGCCCGGCCCCCGGTAGATGTGCCCGTCGATCACCAGACCGGCGCCGACACCGCTCGCGACCTTGATGTACGCCAGATCCTTGACGCCCCGTCCGCTCCCCCAGACGAGCTCGCCCAGCGCCCCCAGATTGGCGTCGTTGTCGACGTAGACCGGCACGCCGAGCCGCGCGGCGAGCTCCTCGCTCGGGTTGATGCCCGTCCAGCCCGGCAGGATCGACGTGGAGCCCAGCGTGCCGGACTCCACATCGATCGGGCCGGGAACGCCGAGGCCCACGCCGATCACCTTGCCCGGACTGATCCCGGTCGTCTCGATCAGCCGCTTGACCAGCTGTTCCGCCCGTCCGAAGCCCTGCGCCGACGAGGCGTCGACATCCAGCGGCTCGGACTCCTCGGCAAGCACCTGGTGGGCGAGGTTGCCGACCGCCACCCGCAGATGCGTATGGCCGAAATCGACCCCGATCACGATGCCCGCGTCACCGCTGAGCGAGACGCTGCGGGCCCGCCGGCCGCCCGCCGAGGTGGGGGTCACCTCTACGGTGCCGCCGTCCTTCAGTTCGCGAACGATATTGGAGACCGTGGCCGCGGAGAGGCCCGTCCCTCTGGCGATCTCCGCCTGGGTGAGCGAACCCGCCATACGCACGGCACGCACGACCCGCTCAAGGTTGGCGCGATGCAGAGATGTCTGCGACCCCGGAGTCTCCATCGACTCTCTCACTCCTGCCATTCTCTCCAACATGTGAACTCTAAGCTGAACGTTTTGGGGCACTCCCCGTCAAGACCTTGAGCAGTGGGAGCCTCGGATGAGCGGGCCGCCACGAACCGGACGACCGCGGAAAACAGACGAAACCGCCCGCCGGCACAAGGCCGGCGGGCGGTTTCGTTCGCGTACGGGGGCGGGGGACTACTTCACCGCTCCCGCGGTCAGGCCCGCGACGACCTGACGCTGGAAGACGATGTAGGCCGCAAGGACCGGCAGCATCGCCATCACCAGACCGGCGAAGAGGCCGGACCAGTCACCCTTGTACCCCTGACTGGTGGCCAGTTCGACCAAACCCTGGGAGAGCACCCGGTGATCCGGTTCGGTGTTCAGCACCGTCGGCAGCATGTACTGGTTCCACTGCCCCAGGAAGTTGAAGATGCCGACGCTGATCAGGCCGGGCTTCGCCATCGGCAGCATCACCTGGAAGAACGTCCGGGTGTGCGAGGCCCCGTCGAGCATCGCCGCTTCCGCCACCGAGGTCGGCAGCGTCCGGAAGAACGAGGTGAGGAAGAAGACGGTGAACGGCAGCGAGTACGCGATATAGACCAGGATCAGTCCGTGCACCGTGTTCAGCAGGCCCATGTTGTTCATCACGAAGAACAACGGGACCAGCGCCAGGATGATCGGGAAGCTCATCCCACCGATGAACAGGAAGTACAGGAAACGGTTCCCCGGGAAGTCGAACCGCGCCAGTACGTACGCCGCCATGGAACCGAGCAGCAGCGTGCCGATGAGCGAACCGCCCACCACGACGATCGTGTTGAAGAAGTAGTCGCTCATGTGCGCCTGGCTCCAGGCGCGCGACCAGTTCTCGAAGTGAAGCTTGTCGGGCAGTGCCCACGGCGTCGACAGGATCGAGTCGTCCGTCTTGAAGGACGCCATCACCGCCCAGAGGAGCGGCATGACGACCAGGATCGCCCAGATGATCAGCACGCCGTGCGAGAAGACATTGAGGACGGAGCCCTCACTGCTCTTCTCCTTCTTGCTGCCGGGCACGGTCACCGTGGACACGGGCACACGGTCCGCCGCAGGCGCGGGAGGGGTGTCAGTGGTCTTCATCAGAACTCCAGCCGCTCGCGCCGGCCCAGTCGCATCACGATGGCCGCGAAGGCCATGGTGACGATGAGCAGTCCGACACCGATCGTCGTTGCGTATCCAGCCTGGCCGTCACGGAAGGCCGTCTGGTACACGTACAGCGGCAGAACCGTGGTCGAGTAGTCGGGACCACCGGGACCCACGGTCATGACCTGTACGGCAGTGAACGCCTCCACGCCGAGCGCCAGGATTCCCATGTAGACCCAGCCCGACTGCACCGTGTCCCAGAGCAGCGGCAGGGTGATCCGGAAGAACGTCGTGATGCGGTTGGCGCCGTCGAGGAGCGCCGCCTCGTAGAAGTCCTTCGGGATGGATGCCATGCCGGCGGAGAAGAGGACGACGAAGAATCCGACCGTCGACCAGATCAGCACCGACATGACGCAGATGAGCGCGAGGCTCGGATCGCCCAGCCAGTCCGGCTGGACGGAGCCGAGACCGATCCCCTTCAGGGTCGAGTTCAGCATCCCGTCGCTGGGGTTGAACGCGAATTGGAAGAGCAGGGCGACGATCACGATCGAAAGCACCTGCGGGAAGAAATAAGCGATCTTGTAGAAGCCCGAGCCCCGCACGCCGGCGACCGTGGCGTTCTTACGCCGACGGCCGCCGACATTGAGCATGAAGGCGAAGAAAAGCGCGAGGCCCAGCGTCACCAGCGGCAGCAGCAGCACAAGCAACACGCTGTGCTGCAACGACTTCCAGAAGATGTCGTCCTTCAGCATCCTGGTGTAGTTGTCGAAGCCGACCATCTTGAAGTCCGGGCTCAGACCCGTCCAGTCCGTGAACGAATAGTAGATGGACTGGATGAACGGCCAAATGACGAAGACCGCGTACAACGCCAGTGGGGCGATCAAGAACCCCACAATGAAGCGGTACTTGCCGTGCTGCATCGTTTACCGACCCCGATCTTTCCGCGGGTGCCGCCGCTGGTGACGGTTGCTCACTGGTGCTTGTAGTGCTTGATGGACTGATCCTTGGCCGCCGCGTCCGCGAAGGCCTGGATCTTCTTGATGGCTTCCGCCGGGGTCGCGCGGCCCGCCATCATCTCGCCGATGCCGGCGACGCCGATCTGCTCCTTCTGGAGCTTCACGTACCAGTCCTGCAGACGCGGGTTCACCACGTTGTCGCCGGCCTTCTTCAGCGCGTCGACGCCGGCCTGCATAGCCGTGGACAGAGTCAGACCGTCGGTGCCACCGTTGAAGGCGCTGAGGGACTTGACCTGCTTGGTGAAGTTCTTCGAGGACTCCTCGGAGAGCATGATGCGCAGCTGCTCCATGCCGCCCTCGGGGTTCTTCGCCTTGGCCGGGACGACGAAGGGCTCGCCGCCGGAGGCCCAGATGGTGCCGAACGGCATCTTGTCCGACGAGTCCAGGCTGGACGGCGCCGAGACCATCATCTTGAAGTCCTTGGGCGTGGTCGGCGCCGCCTCGTTCTCCACCCACGAACCGTTCGGGATGAAGAGCGCCTTGCCCTTGGTCCACGCGGTCTGCGACTGGATGTGCGTCATACCCGGGGTGCCCTTGAGGACGTACCCCTTCTTGTACAGCTCGTAGTACGCCTCGAACGCCGCCTTGACCGCGGGGTCCTTCCAGGCGTTCGGCTCCAGGTTGTCGATCTTGTCGAGAACCTCCCGGCCGCCGATCTTGCCGATGAACGGGTAGAGCGAGAACGGCAGGTAGTAGGGGTACTTACCGGCGTACGTCCAGCCGGCGATGCCCTTCTTCTTCGCCTTCGCGCAGAGGGCGAGCATGTCGTCCCAGTTCTCGGGGTACTGCGCGTCGAGGTTCTCGAGCGCGGTCTGCGAGTACCAGACGCCGTAGACCGTGTACGCGTAGTACATGATCCAGACCGGGTCGCCGTCGAACTGGCCCATCTCCAGGACACCCGGGCGCAGCGTGTCGCGGACCTTCTTGCTCGGGTCGTCGATGGACGGGGCGTCCATCAGCGGCGTCAGGTCGAGCAGCTGCTTCTTGCCGACGAGGACACCCATGTCCATCTGCTCGGCGCCCGAGTTGTCGATCAGGTCCGGCGGGGTGCCACCGTTGAAGCGCGGCTGCAGCTGCGACTGGATCTTCTGGGTCGCGGTGTGCTTGACCTTCGGAGCCTTCGGGAAGGCCGCGTTGTACTTCTTCTCCGCGTCGATCGCGTACTGCTGACCGAAACCGCCATCGAAGATGACGACATCGAGGGCAGCGGTCTCGTTGACGCCGAGCGGGTTCTTGGCGCTCGTCTTGCCCTTCTTGACCGAGTCGTCAGTGCCGCTGTCGCTACTCGCACACGCCGACAGGAAGCTCATTGTCGGAACGGTGATCAGACCGAGTGCGGCAGACCGCTTGATCACGTCGCGACGGCCAAGGCCCTCATTCTTGTGGGCGGAGGTGGATCCCATGCTCAAGTCCTCGCCTTCTCCAGGACTCAGGCGGTGTGTACCGGTCGCCCGTCGAAATTCGCCTCAGGCGAAGGGCCCCGCCACCGCGGTCAGTTGCGCTTGGGTCGTGCTGATTTGCAGGCTAGCCAGATGCTGCGGGGGATTCCGGAGATCGAACCGATGGATGCAGCGATGGCGCCCCCCGGCCGTTCCCCCCGGCCCCCTTGTCCGCGTCCGCGTAGAAAACGGCGGGGCAGACGCCGACAGGTATAGTCCACTTGCAGCCAACTGAGCAAGATCGAATGCAGGTTTGAGCGGCAGTCTTTCCCGAGTTGAGACCTCGCGGATACATGGGCACCGCACACCCTCGTCCGGGTGTAACGATTTCCGCAATCCGGTCGATTCACCCGCGCGCCCTCGTCCAACACCCTTGACACATCACGCCACTTGCCTCCCTACTGGATCCTGCACATCGCCCTGACAACGTTGTCCAGTGCGCTTCCTCGGGAGGAATGGCTCGGCATGCAGCCCCGACATGGTTCTCGTAAGAGACAAAACCGCACGGCCGCACTCATCGCGGCTTCACTGGTCCTGGTGGTGACTGCCCCCACCACGGCCGCCGCACAGTCGGCGAGGTTTGCCGAAAAGGGTGAAAAGCCCACGGGCGACCAGACATTCAGCTCATCGTTCGAAGCGAACGAAAAGCAGCCGGACTGGCGCAATACCGTGGAAGAGGGCCCGGACGGGAAGAAGCGGGCATCGGGTATCGACGGCGGCTTCTCCGCCGGAATACCGGGCAATGTCACCGACAAGGTGACGGATCTGCGCGCCAGCGGTGAGAACACCGGCGGTGGCGAGGTCAAGGAGAACCTCGTCGACGGGGAGTCCTCCTCGAAGTGGCTGACCTTCGAGCCCACCGGCTGGATCGAGTTCGACCTCGTCGAACCGGTCAAGGTCGTGACATACGCGCTCACTTCGGCTAATGACCACGACGAGCGCGACCCGAAGGACTGGACCCTTCAGGGCTCCGCCGACGGCAAGACCTGGAAGGACCTCGACTCCCGGACCGGGCAGTCCTTCTCCGAGCGCTTCCAGACGAAGTCGTACGACTTCTCGAGCGACACGGCCTACCAGCACTACCGCCTGAACGTCACCAAGAACAACGGGGCATCGGACGCGACCCAGCTCGCCGACGTCCAGTTCTCCGACGGCGACACCAGCACCCCCGCCCCCGAGGAGATGCGCAGCCAGATCGACCGCGGACCGTCCGGCTCGCCCACCGCCAAGGCCGGCGCGGGCTTCACCGGTAAGAAGGCCCTGCGGTACGCGGGTACGCACAAGCCGGACGGCCACGCGTACTCGTACAACAAGATCTTCGACGTCGACACGGCCGTCACCCGGGACACCGAGCTCTCCTACCTCGTCTACCCGCAGATGGGCGAGACAGACCTCTCGTACCCCGCCACCCATGTCTCGGTCGACCTGGCCTTCACCGACGGTACGTATCTGAGCGACCTGGGCGCCACCGACAGCCACGGCGGTCTGCTGACCCCGCAGGGCCAGGCCGACGCCAAGCGGCTGTACGTCAACCAGTGGAACAAGGTCGCCTCGCGCATCGGCACGGTCGCGGCGGGCAAGACCGTCGACCGGATCCTGGTGGCGTACGACTCCCCCAAGGGCCCGGCGAAGTTCCAGGGCTGGCTCGACGACATCAAGCTTGCCCCGAAGGCCCCGGAGAAGCGCCGGGCGCACCTGTCCGACTACGCGTCGACGGTCCGCGGCACCAACTCCAGCGGCGGCTTCTCGCGCGGCAACAACTTCCCCGCCACCGCGGTCCCGAACGGCTTCAACTTCTGGACGCCGGTCACCAACGCAGGCTCGACGAGCTGGCTGTACGACTACCAGCGTGCCAACAACGACGACAACCTGCCTACGCTCCAGGCGTTCAGCGCGAGCCATGAGCCGAGCCCCTGGATGGGCGACCGGCAGACGTTCCAGCTGATGCCGTCGGTGGCCAAGGACGAGCCGGACGCCTCCCGCACGGCGCGCGCGCTGCCGTTCAAGCACGAGAACGAGACGGCGAAGCCGCACTACTACGGTGTGACGTTCGAGAACGGCCTCAAGGCCGAGATGACGCCGACCGACCACGCGGCGCGGATGCGGTTCACCTACCCCGGTGACGACGCCTCCGTCGTCTTCGACAACATCTCCAACGACGGCGGGCTCACCCTCGACCCCGGGACCAGCTCCTTCACCGGCTTCTCCGACGTGAAGAGCGGCCTCTCCACCGGTGCCACCCGGCTCTTCGTCTACGGCGTCTTCGACGCACCGGTCACCGCGAGCGGCAAGCTCAAGGGCGGCGGCGGTGACGACGTGACGGGCTACCTCCGCTTCGACGCCGGCAAGGACCGTACGGTCAACCTCCGTCTGGCCACCTCGCTGATCAGCATCGACCAGGCGAAGCAGAACCTCGCCGCGGAGATCCCCGCGTCCCGTTCCTTCGGCCGCGTCGAGGACCAGGCGCAGCACGCCTGGGACGACATCCTGGGCAAGGTGGAGGTCGAGGGCGCCGACGCCGACCAGCTGACGAGTCTCTACTCCAGCATGTACCGCCTGTATCTCTACCCGAACTCGGGCTTCGAGCAGGTCGGCGGCAAGGACAAGTACGCCAGCCCGTTCTCGCCGCAGATCGGCTCCGACACCCCCACCCACACGGGTGCGAAGATCGTCGACGGCAAGGTGTACGTCAACAACGGCTTCTGGGACACGTACCGGACGACCTGGCCCGCGTACTCGTTCCTCACGCCGAAGAAGGCCGGCGAGATGGTCGACGGCTTCGTCCAGCAGTACAAGGACGGCGGCTGGATCTCCCGCTGGTCCTCCCCCGGCTATGCCGACCTGATGACCGGCACCTCGTCGGACGTCGCGTTCGCGGACGCCTACGTCAAGGGCGTGAAGTTCGACGGCGAGGCGGCCTACGAGGCGGCGCTGAAGAACGCCACGGTGGTTCCGCCGTCGTCGGGTGTCGGCCGCAAGGGCATGGAGACGTCCCCGTTCGCGGGTTACGCGAACACGTCGACGCACGAGGGTCTGTCCTGGTCGCTGGAGGGCTACCTCAACGACTACGGCCTCGCGCAGATGGGCCAGGCGCTCTACAAGAAGACGAAGAAGGAGCGGTACAAGGAGGAGTCGGAGTACTTCCTGAACCGGGCCCGCAACTACGTCGAGCTGTTCGACTCCAAGGCGGGCTTCTTCCAGGGCAAGGACGCCAAGGGTGACTGGCGGGTCGCCTCCGACAAGTACGACCCGCGCATCTGGGGCTACGACTACACGGAGACGAACGGCTGGGGCTACGCGTTCACGGCCCCGCAGGACAGCCGCGGCCTGGCGAACCTGTACGGCGGCCGCGACGGCCTGGCCAAGAAGCTCGACACGTACTTCTCCACTCCCGAGACGGCGGGCCCGGAGTTCGTCGGCTCGTACGGCGGTGTCATCCACGAGATGACGGAGGCGCGTGACGTACGGATGGGCATGTACGGCCACAGCAACCAGGTCGCGCACCACGTCACGTACATGTACGACGCGGCGTCGCAGCCCTGGAAGACGCAGGAGAAGGTCCGCGAGGTCCTCAGCCGTCTCTACACCGGCAGCGAGATCGGCCAGGGCTACCACGGTGACGAGGACAACGGCGAGCAGTCGGCCTGGTACCTCTTCTCCTCGCTCGGCTTCTACCCGCTGGTGATGGGCAGTGGCGAGTACGCGATCGGCTCGCCGCTCTTCACGAAGACGACCGTCCACCTGGAGAACGGCCACGACCTGGTCGTCAAGGCTCCGAAGAACAGCGCGAAGAACATCTATGTGCAGGGCCTGAAGGTCAACGGCAAGAAGTGGACGTCCACGTCGCTGCCGCACGACCTGCTCGCCAAGGGCGGTGTCCTGGAGTTCGACATGGGCGCCAAGCCGTCGGCGTGGGGGACGGGCAAGGACGCTGCCCCGACGTCGATTACCAAGGACGACCAGGTGCCGTCGCCGAAGAAGGACGTACTGAAGGGCGAGGGTGCTCTGTACGACAACACGTCGGCCACGACGGCGACCGTGAGCGGTCCGGTGGAGCTGCCGGTGCCCGCATCGACGAAGGCGGTCCA from Streptomyces sp. NBC_01707 includes the following:
- a CDS encoding sugar ABC transporter permease; the encoded protein is MSKISKTSAEVPAQAKATEAPPAAAGAVKVVDPRLLIREQGFKGYWTEFKRKVRSGEIGSLPVVVGLIVIGIVFQLETGNFLTSYNLDQITLYAAGPGIMAVGIVFVLLLGEIDLAVGSVAGLAGSMWAVLGTDMPDSLAIVVGILTGTVIGAFHGIVFAKIGVPAFVVTLAGFLGWAGLQTWVMGDKSTITTPLGSFVRDLTSYYFSDVAAAYGLAVVVIVAFYLAQLRDSRRRKAAELPHRPQSEIILRTALIAVLCLLAAYAFNQEQGLPLSLVIFLAILVITDFVLRRTTYGRQIFAVGGGIEAARRAGINVSWIRISVFMISGTLGAVGGLFLASATGGADRSLGGGNQLMMCIAAAVIGGTSLFGGRGKVWSALLGILVIQSIVQGLNQMNLSSNAIQYMITGGVLLIAVIIDSVSRKTQKTAGRA
- a CDS encoding ATP-binding cassette domain-containing protein, with translation MVHVSQTPVLALRGVFKRFGAVQVLSGVDLEVHAGEVVALVGDNGAGKSTLVKTIAGVHPIDEGVIEWEGAKVDINRPHDAQNLGVATVYQDLALCDNLDVVANLFLGREIKTGGVLDEVAMEKRAQDLLSTLSIRIPSVRIPVAALSGGQRQVVAIARALVGNPKIVILDEPTAALGVEQTAQVLDLVERLREQNLGVILISHNMADVKAVADKVAVLRLGHNNGIFPVATTSHEEIIAAITGATDNAVTRRSSRSAEASK
- a CDS encoding sugar ABC transporter substrate-binding protein, with protein sequence MNAMTRRIVIGTAAVSMAVSLAACGKAGDDKKGSADSGSKTKIGLLLPENKTARYETLDKPLFIEAVKKDCADCEVVYNNAGGDVGQQKQQFEQQIADGIKVIAISSVDAEKSAAWVADAHKKGVKVVAYDRAIVGADAYVSHDNEKIGKLQGQAVLDALGSKAAGSNLVMINGDEKDPNAGLFKKGAHEALDGKIKIAYEASGEWDPKIAGEKMTAAISSVGKGKINAVYSANDGMAGGIITSLSNAGIKDIPVGGQDAELPGIQRIIAGTQTFTIYKSPKQLAPTAAQFAVNLLQGKDIGASGKTDGVPSTLLEPTVVNKDNIESTVVKDGIYQASAICVKDIAAKCTALGIK
- a CDS encoding ROK family transcriptional regulator, which produces METPGSQTSLHRANLERVVRAVRMAGSLTQAEIARGTGLSAATVSNIVRELKDGGTVEVTPTSAGGRRARSVSLSGDAGIVIGVDFGHTHLRVAVGNLAHQVLAEESEPLDVDASSAQGFGRAEQLVKRLIETTGISPGKVIGVGLGVPGPIDVESGTLGSTSILPGWTGINPSEELAARLGVPVYVDNDANLGALGELVWGSGRGVKDLAYIKVASGVGAGLVIDGHIYRGPGGTAGEIGHITLDESGPVCRCGNRGCLETFTAARYVLPLLRPSHGPDLTMERVVQLAREGDPGCRRVIGDVGRHIGSGVANLCNLLNPSRVVLGGSLAEAGELVLAPIRDSVSRYAIPSAGRQLSVLPGALGARAEVLGALALVLSEMGDSTLLESTLPTATPAFT
- a CDS encoding carbohydrate ABC transporter permease, which translates into the protein MKTTDTPPAPAADRVPVSTVTVPGSKKEKSSEGSVLNVFSHGVLIIWAILVVMPLLWAVMASFKTDDSILSTPWALPDKLHFENWSRAWSQAHMSDYFFNTIVVVGGSLIGTLLLGSMAAYVLARFDFPGNRFLYFLFIGGMSFPIILALVPLFFVMNNMGLLNTVHGLILVYIAYSLPFTVFFLTSFFRTLPTSVAEAAMLDGASHTRTFFQVMLPMAKPGLISVGIFNFLGQWNQYMLPTVLNTEPDHRVLSQGLVELATSQGYKGDWSGLFAGLVMAMLPVLAAYIVFQRQVVAGLTAGAVK
- a CDS encoding carbohydrate ABC transporter permease, giving the protein MQHGKYRFIVGFLIAPLALYAVFVIWPFIQSIYYSFTDWTGLSPDFKMVGFDNYTRMLKDDIFWKSLQHSVLLVLLLPLVTLGLALFFAFMLNVGGRRRKNATVAGVRGSGFYKIAYFFPQVLSIVIVALLFQFAFNPSDGMLNSTLKGIGLGSVQPDWLGDPSLALICVMSVLIWSTVGFFVVLFSAGMASIPKDFYEAALLDGANRITTFFRITLPLLWDTVQSGWVYMGILALGVEAFTAVQVMTVGPGGPDYSTTVLPLYVYQTAFRDGQAGYATTIGVGLLIVTMAFAAIVMRLGRRERLEF
- the ngcE gene encoding N-acetylglucosamine/diacetylchitobiose ABC transporter substrate-binding protein, whose translation is MGSTSAHKNEGLGRRDVIKRSAALGLITVPTMSFLSACASSDSGTDDSVKKGKTSAKNPLGVNETAALDVVIFDGGFGQQYAIDAEKKYNAAFPKAPKVKHTATQKIQSQLQPRFNGGTPPDLIDNSGAEQMDMGVLVGKKQLLDLTPLMDAPSIDDPSKKVRDTLRPGVLEMGQFDGDPVWIMYYAYTVYGVWYSQTALENLDAQYPENWDDMLALCAKAKKKGIAGWTYAGKYPYYLPFSLYPFIGKIGGREVLDKIDNLEPNAWKDPAVKAAFEAYYELYKKGYVLKGTPGMTHIQSQTAWTKGKALFIPNGSWVENEAAPTTPKDFKMMVSAPSSLDSSDKMPFGTIWASGGEPFVVPAKAKNPEGGMEQLRIMLSEESSKNFTKQVKSLSAFNGGTDGLTLSTAMQAGVDALKKAGDNVVNPRLQDWYVKLQKEQIGVAGIGEMMAGRATPAEAIKKIQAFADAAAKDQSIKHYKHQ